A DNA window from Candidatus Neomarinimicrobiota bacterium contains the following coding sequences:
- the nrdR gene encoding transcriptional regulator NrdR, which yields MNCPYCQSEESKVVDSRTVSRDGSIRRRRECLDCHSRYTTYEYVVRHPLLVVKKNGQRVEYERQRIERSIRIACNKRPVSAEQIMDATARVHKRIEELGQAEVTSAQIGDLVMEILRQLDKVAYIRFASVYRAFEDIGEFQAEIEQLQK from the coding sequence ATGAACTGCCCCTACTGCCAGTCTGAAGAGAGCAAGGTGGTGGACAGCCGGACCGTCAGTCGCGATGGTTCCATTCGCCGCCGCCGGGAATGTCTCGATTGTCACAGTCGCTACACAACCTATGAATACGTGGTCAGGCATCCGTTGCTCGTGGTCAAAAAAAATGGCCAACGGGTGGAGTACGAACGCCAGCGTATCGAACGGAGTATTCGTATTGCCTGCAACAAACGGCCCGTGTCCGCCGAGCAGATTATGGATGCTACGGCCCGGGTTCACAAGCGGATTGAGGAGCTGGGCCAGGCGGAGGTCACCTCGGCCCAAATTGGAGATCTGGTTATGGAAATCCTGCGACAGCTGGATAAGGTGGCCTATATTCGGTTTGCCTCGGTCTATCGGGCATTCGAGGATATCGGGGAATTCCAGGCCGAGATCGAGCAGCTCCAGAAATAG
- a CDS encoding Trm112 family protein: MALSQELLDILVCPKCKGQLEYQEEKERLVCPACRLAYPIEDDVPIMLIDQAHNLDEYESG, encoded by the coding sequence ATGGCCCTCTCACAAGAACTGTTGGACATCCTGGTCTGCCCCAAGTGCAAAGGTCAGTTGGAATATCAGGAAGAGAAGGAAAGGCTTGTTTGCCCAGCCTGCCGCCTGGCTTATCCGATAGAAGACGATGTGCCCATCATGTTAATTGATCAAGCCCACAACCTGGATGAGTATGAGAGCGGTTAA